The Lichenihabitans psoromatis genome contains a region encoding:
- a CDS encoding HAD-IA family hydrolase, giving the protein MSLRDFKLLTFDVVGTLIDFEKGVLDYFRAVSGKSAAEVSDDAIFASYKTGRDRNYSRSSEVMRHVYSHVAAELGFPNETQHAEGFQTAVLQWPAFADSADALQRLRRRFRLVAMTNADRVALSCYAQTLSDPFDDTVCCDDTGVAKPDPSFFAFNRGRQSAFGYKFRDILHVAQSQYHDIGIARQLGYTVCWIERRQGQDGYGGTPAPQTFTKPDYHFATLAQLADAVDEAFDGPAVRAA; this is encoded by the coding sequence ATGTCGCTTCGGGATTTCAAGCTTCTCACCTTCGATGTCGTCGGAACATTGATCGACTTCGAAAAGGGCGTCCTCGATTATTTTCGGGCCGTCTCCGGTAAGTCGGCCGCTGAGGTCAGCGACGACGCCATATTCGCGTCCTACAAGACGGGGCGGGACCGGAACTACAGCCGCTCAAGCGAGGTCATGCGCCACGTCTATAGCCATGTGGCGGCCGAACTGGGGTTTCCGAACGAGACCCAGCATGCCGAAGGCTTCCAGACCGCGGTGCTGCAATGGCCAGCTTTCGCAGATTCTGCCGACGCGCTGCAACGGCTTCGTCGGCGCTTTCGACTCGTTGCCATGACGAACGCGGATCGCGTGGCCCTGTCTTGCTATGCACAGACCCTGAGTGACCCGTTCGACGACACCGTCTGCTGTGACGACACCGGCGTGGCCAAGCCCGACCCCAGTTTCTTCGCTTTCAACCGTGGGCGCCAATCAGCCTTCGGTTACAAATTCCGCGATATTTTGCATGTGGCGCAGAGTCAGTATCACGACATCGGGATCGCCCGGCAGCTCGGCTACACGGTATGCTGGATCGAGCGTCGTCAGGGCCAGGACGGCTACGGCGGCACGCCGGCCCCTCAAACGTTTACGAAACCCGACTACCATTTCGCGACGCTCGCTCAATTGGCCGACGCCGTCGACGAGGCGTTCGATGGGCCGGCGGTCCGAGCCGCCTGA
- a CDS encoding ABC transporter ATP-binding protein gives MSFAADPSFSTTMGSSENIGVSIRAASLRYNAFMALDSIDLDIAPGEFMSLLGPSGSGKTSLLSLLGGFAQPSAGRIFFGENDVTFTPPHKRGIGIVFQNYALFPHMTVGENVAFPLRARRVPRADQKDAVSRALAMMELAGYEDRNIAQLSGGQRQRVALARAIVFRPKLILMDEPLSALDKQLRETMQIELRHLHRQLGATIVYVTHDQREALTMSDRIAILRGGRLEQVDTPERLYDTPANRFVASFIGEATLVPVTRAGHDGVSLGPTILRSTRTIPATGSLMLALQTEKLVVGARSADPVLNQLSGTVTETIYQGESLRVFVLLDGGVTVSFRQPSHHLGRLNLPAPGGRIDLLLHPNDTVIVAAEDDRQLAGP, from the coding sequence ATGAGTTTTGCGGCCGATCCCTCCTTCTCGACGACAATGGGGTCGTCCGAAAATATCGGGGTGTCGATCCGGGCCGCGAGCCTTCGCTATAACGCGTTTATGGCGCTCGACAGCATCGATCTCGACATCGCTCCCGGTGAGTTCATGTCTTTGCTCGGGCCATCGGGCTCCGGCAAGACGTCGTTGCTCAGCCTTTTAGGCGGCTTCGCCCAGCCCTCCGCGGGACGCATTTTTTTCGGCGAAAACGACGTAACGTTCACGCCACCGCACAAACGCGGGATCGGCATCGTGTTCCAGAATTACGCGCTGTTTCCCCATATGACCGTCGGTGAAAACGTCGCCTTTCCGCTTCGGGCACGTCGGGTGCCACGGGCGGATCAGAAAGACGCCGTATCCCGCGCTCTCGCCATGATGGAGCTCGCTGGATACGAAGACCGCAACATAGCGCAACTTTCGGGTGGCCAACGCCAGCGCGTGGCGCTCGCCCGCGCGATCGTGTTTCGGCCGAAGCTGATCTTGATGGACGAGCCCCTTTCGGCACTCGATAAACAGCTGCGGGAAACGATGCAGATCGAACTGCGTCACCTCCATCGCCAGCTCGGCGCGACGATCGTCTACGTGACGCATGATCAACGTGAAGCGCTGACCATGAGCGACCGCATCGCGATCCTCCGGGGCGGCCGTCTCGAACAGGTTGATACGCCCGAGCGGCTCTACGACACACCTGCGAACCGCTTCGTCGCGAGCTTCATCGGAGAGGCGACGCTCGTTCCCGTGACGCGGGCCGGGCACGATGGCGTGAGCCTGGGGCCCACAATCCTGCGGTCCACACGAACGATTCCGGCCACGGGTTCCCTGATGCTTGCGTTGCAGACCGAAAAGCTCGTCGTCGGGGCCCGATCGGCTGATCCGGTGTTGAACCAACTCTCGGGTACCGTCACGGAAACAATTTATCAGGGCGAAAGCCTTCGGGTCTTCGTGCTCCTCGACGGCGGCGTCACCGTCAGTTTTCGCCAGCCAAGTCACCATCTCGGCCGCCTCAACCTTCCGGCGCCCGGCGGACGCATCGATCTCCTGCTCCACCCGAACGATACCGTGATCGTGGCGGCGGAAGACGACCGGCAATTGGCCGGACCATGA
- a CDS encoding NAD(P)/FAD-dependent oxidoreductase: MQIATPVQSLWSTSATPRAACRRLAGEVQADVAIIGGGYTGLSAAHHIAAGGLRPVVLEANTLGWGASGRNGGVVSAKFRLSFAQAAAQHGMDVARRMYAIAHESVDVLEALVSDLGLTDAGYARVGQVKAAHNAVSLAASIADMDWMRAEMGDSSVSALSRDEVARETGSSGFVGGVLSPHAGAIHPLNYLGGLAREVTAQGIDVFEASPALRLRRDGQRTVVETPDGAVNARHVVLATNAYSDLTPATAAVRRKLIPFRSAMIATAPLSLAQTATVMPTRRVYVETRRMMRWFRMVDGRVLFGGRGAFGKADSDTAFLALQQAMIRTFPTLAATKVDYRWSGLVGMTLDALPHVGRIDDRTLFAVGYNGAGVAMSTLMGKYVAAMVRGEHLDVALLDAERFRTVPFYPFREAGVRLAAGWYQLLDSAGR; encoded by the coding sequence ATGCAGATCGCCACGCCGGTCCAATCGCTTTGGTCGACCAGCGCCACGCCGAGGGCGGCTTGCCGCCGTCTTGCGGGCGAGGTGCAGGCCGATGTGGCGATCATCGGCGGTGGATACACGGGACTGTCTGCCGCGCACCATATCGCGGCTGGCGGTCTGCGACCCGTCGTGTTGGAGGCTAATACCCTCGGCTGGGGCGCAAGCGGGCGCAACGGCGGCGTCGTGTCGGCGAAGTTCCGCTTATCCTTTGCCCAGGCGGCGGCCCAGCACGGGATGGACGTGGCGCGGCGGATGTATGCGATCGCCCATGAGTCGGTCGACGTGCTCGAAGCTTTGGTCAGTGACCTCGGTTTGACGGACGCCGGCTATGCGCGCGTCGGGCAGGTCAAAGCCGCCCACAATGCCGTCTCACTCGCGGCGTCGATCGCCGATATGGACTGGATGAGGGCCGAGATGGGGGACAGCTCGGTTTCGGCTCTTTCGCGTGACGAGGTGGCGCGGGAAACCGGGTCTTCGGGCTTTGTCGGCGGGGTGTTGTCACCCCATGCGGGCGCGATCCACCCCCTCAACTATCTCGGTGGTCTCGCGCGGGAAGTGACCGCACAAGGCATCGACGTCTTCGAGGCATCCCCGGCACTACGCCTGCGTCGGGATGGCCAACGGACCGTCGTCGAAACGCCGGACGGTGCCGTCAACGCCCGACATGTGGTGCTTGCGACGAACGCCTATTCGGACCTGACGCCGGCGACCGCCGCCGTGCGGCGAAAGCTCATTCCATTCCGCAGCGCCATGATCGCGACCGCCCCGCTCTCGTTGGCCCAGACGGCCACCGTAATGCCCACCCGTCGCGTCTATGTCGAGACCCGGCGCATGATGCGATGGTTTCGCATGGTGGACGGACGCGTTCTGTTCGGTGGCCGCGGCGCCTTCGGCAAGGCCGACTCGGACACCGCGTTCCTGGCGCTACAACAGGCTATGATCCGGACGTTTCCGACCCTCGCGGCGACAAAGGTCGACTATCGCTGGTCGGGTCTTGTGGGCATGACGCTCGACGCGCTTCCGCATGTCGGCCGGATCGACGACCGAACTCTTTTCGCCGTGGGTTACAACGGCGCAGGCGTCGCGATGTCGACCCTCATGGGCAAATACGTGGCCGCGATGGTTCGGGGTGAGCACCTCGACGTCGCGCTGCTCGACGCCGAGCGCTTCCGAACCGTCCCGTTCTACCCATTCCGAGAAGCCGGCGTGCGCCTCGCCGCCGGCTGGTACCAACTTCTGGATTCCGCCGGCCGATAG
- a CDS encoding ABC transporter substrate-binding protein: MIRCFASSNVRLSASLLALLATTGLAAAADQVVFVSQGGAYQEAQTKAILDPAAKALGITVNQDSSPDAWPVIKTQGATGAPTWDVVDTPTEDCVRGGDQGLIEKLDFSQIPNAANMPEAYKTPYSVAYEFYSSVLTYNTKKFGGHPPQSWADFWNVKAFPGTRALRNHPLATLEAALMADGVEPSKLYPLDVDRAFKKLEEIKPNITVWWTSGGQSAQLLHDGEVDMEMAWNGRVTSVMKDNPDIGFTFNQGLLQNTSLCILKNAPHLKTAVRFLNEAIDPKLQAHLPLAINYGPGNPQAFKTGIIPADLAKTLPSAPENAAKQALIASAWWSSPAGDAALKRWATFVQQ; this comes from the coding sequence ATGATCCGGTGTTTTGCATCGTCAAACGTTAGACTGTCGGCCTCGCTTCTTGCGCTGCTGGCCACGACAGGGCTCGCGGCCGCGGCCGATCAGGTCGTTTTCGTGTCGCAGGGGGGCGCCTACCAGGAGGCGCAGACCAAGGCGATCCTCGATCCTGCCGCCAAGGCGCTTGGGATCACAGTCAACCAGGACAGCAGCCCGGATGCGTGGCCGGTTATTAAGACACAGGGCGCCACAGGCGCTCCGACGTGGGACGTCGTCGATACGCCGACGGAGGATTGTGTCCGCGGCGGCGATCAGGGGCTGATCGAGAAACTCGATTTTAGTCAGATCCCCAACGCGGCCAATATGCCGGAGGCGTATAAGACGCCCTATTCGGTCGCCTATGAGTTCTATTCCAGCGTTCTCACCTACAACACAAAAAAATTTGGCGGCCACCCGCCCCAAAGCTGGGCCGATTTCTGGAACGTCAAAGCATTCCCCGGGACACGCGCTTTGCGGAACCATCCGCTCGCGACCCTCGAAGCGGCCCTTATGGCCGATGGTGTGGAGCCCTCCAAGCTTTACCCGCTCGACGTCGATCGCGCCTTCAAAAAACTAGAGGAGATCAAGCCAAACATCACGGTCTGGTGGACCTCGGGCGGCCAATCGGCCCAGCTTCTGCACGACGGCGAGGTCGATATGGAAATGGCGTGGAACGGCCGCGTCACGTCCGTGATGAAAGATAATCCTGATATCGGATTCACCTTCAACCAGGGCCTGTTGCAGAATACATCCCTCTGTATCCTGAAAAATGCACCGCATCTGAAGACAGCCGTGCGCTTTCTGAACGAGGCAATCGACCCCAAGCTCCAGGCGCATCTTCCGCTTGCGATCAACTATGGTCCGGGCAATCCCCAAGCCTTCAAGACTGGAATCATCCCTGCGGATCTGGCCAAGACCCTCCCGAGCGCGCCCGAAAACGCAGCCAAACAAGCCTTGATCGCCAGCGCGTGGTGGTCGTCGCCAGCCGGCGACGCCGCGCTCAAGCGTTGGGCGACCTTCGTTCAACAATGA
- a CDS encoding LysR family transcriptional regulator has product MTSLRKLLPSANALFVFEAAARELSFTKAAAELNVTQPAVSRMLGRLERHLGARLFERSVQGVVLTESGRILYRSIAAGFRGVEGALDEIRQRRTGLETVTLSVSSGFTTHWLMPRIGALQTACPNLDLRFQLIPGALKGPVDTVDLGMRFVEGQDASPGSVFFVNEVTVPVCSPAYLAGRVAGKTQDTFINLADSSTDWIAPLRQGQFRPGQHSDLLHVSDYAVVLQAALLGQGIALGWINVVSQWLKTGALVPAGPKLVRTSRRCHLVCVPHKEGRPTLMKVRDWLVAEMRADLEAIETLHPGWGIRDASL; this is encoded by the coding sequence ATGACGTCTCTCCGTAAGCTCTTGCCTTCAGCAAATGCTTTGTTCGTGTTCGAGGCGGCCGCACGCGAACTGAGCTTTACGAAAGCCGCTGCCGAACTGAACGTCACACAACCTGCGGTCAGCCGCATGTTGGGGCGCCTGGAGCGGCATCTCGGCGCGCGGCTCTTCGAACGGTCTGTTCAAGGTGTGGTTCTGACCGAAAGCGGCCGCATCCTCTACCGCAGTATTGCGGCGGGATTTCGGGGCGTCGAAGGGGCTCTCGACGAAATTCGGCAGAGGAGGACCGGCTTGGAAACGGTCACGCTCTCCGTGTCGTCCGGCTTCACCACGCACTGGCTGATGCCACGCATCGGTGCCTTGCAGACCGCTTGTCCCAACCTGGACCTTCGATTCCAACTCATCCCCGGCGCGCTGAAAGGGCCGGTCGATACGGTCGACCTTGGCATGCGCTTCGTCGAGGGACAGGATGCGTCGCCCGGCTCTGTTTTCTTCGTGAACGAAGTGACCGTCCCGGTCTGCAGTCCCGCCTATCTCGCGGGACGCGTCGCGGGCAAGACCCAGGACACCTTCATCAATCTCGCCGACAGCAGCACAGACTGGATTGCCCCACTCCGTCAGGGACAATTCCGTCCTGGCCAGCATTCCGACCTTCTGCACGTGTCCGACTATGCCGTCGTTCTACAAGCGGCCCTGCTTGGTCAGGGCATTGCGCTGGGCTGGATCAACGTCGTGTCGCAATGGCTGAAGACAGGCGCCCTCGTGCCGGCCGGGCCGAAGCTGGTGCGGACCAGTCGACGCTGTCATCTGGTGTGCGTCCCTCACAAAGAAGGTCGCCCGACCTTGATGAAAGTTCGCGATTGGCTGGTGGCCGAAATGCGCGCGGACCTCGAGGCGATCGAAACCCTGCATCCTGGATGGGGGATTCGGGATGCCAGTTTGTGA